The nucleotide window GTTGAAAAACTGGTGGTTTATCCGTGGGCTAAAAAGGGGAGTAATAACTGAAGACAAACCTAGAGAAATAGCACCTTGGAGTACTGAAATCTCAGGGTCTGGTGAAGTGAATTGTCCTACAGGCGCAATAAGAGACGGAAAGTGGGAGCCCGGTAAGTGTATATTTTGTAGAAAGTGCTACCCCAATTATAGACCGACTTTAAACCCTTATATCTCGACATTACATAAAAGTGAAAAAACGTTTAGGCGCTCTTTCTACTTGTATGTAGTAGACGCTGGGACATGTGGAGGGTGCAATTTAGAGTTGAAGCTTATTGCATCCCCCCAATATGACATGACTAGGTTTGGGATTTTTTTCACCAATACGCCGAGGCATGCAGACGCATTAGTCCTCACGGGAGTCTTAACAGAGAGAATGAATGATGTGATCAAGGAAGCATATGAAGCGATGCCCAGTCCTAAAGTAGTTATCCTATTGGGAGCTTGCGCGATTTCTGGAGGGATAATAGGAAAGGGTATACCGAGTGATGCGAACATAATAGTCCCAGGATGTCCACCTAACCCGTTTACAATTTTAGATTCCCTCAGGAAGGTGAAGGGCGGATGAATGTACCTCTATGGTTAGTTCTAGTCTTAGCGTATTTGCCTCCTTTACTATCCGTTGTAAGAAGTAAACTGGGATACCTATCTATAACGTTGCTCTCCATAACTCTTGCTTCTCTATCTATTATTGAACCAAATGGAGTGTTCAGTTATTTTTTACTCCTTTCTTCTATTGTGTGGCTTATTATCTCTACTTTTTCTCTATTCTCACCTTGTGAAAGACTGTTAGAGGCTCTATTATCCTTATCTATCTCAGGGATGGTAACGATACTTGAGAGCACAAACTATTTGGAGTTTTTAGTTGGCTGGGAGGTAATGTCAATACCCATATACGCGTATATTGCGATAAAGGGCAACTATAAGTCGGCTTTCGTGTTTATCGCGTTTAGCGAAATTAGTACGGTACTCCTCCTCTTCTCGTTCATAATAGCGAGCACACAGAGCATGTATTTCGCACCCCTTAGTTCCCCCCTACCTCTGATCATAGGCAGTATAGGGTTTATTGTCAAAATGGGAGTGACCCCTTTTATGGTAGCTGAATGGTTGCCAATATCACAAGGTAATACCCCTGGTAACATGTCTGCTTTAATTAGCTCTACAGTGACCTTAATGGGAGTTTATGGGATAGTAAGGATGTCCTCCCTGACCGGCTTTATTCCGATAGGTTTTCCCTTAGCACTTATGATCTTAGGGGCTGTTACGACGTTTTTTGGTGCACTATATGCTTATGTTTCTGAGAGTATTAAGGGGGCTTTGGCATTTAGCACTGTTGAAAATAACGGTGCTATGTTGAGCGAACTGGGTATCTTTATGGTCTCTAAATCTCTGGGTATGCTCGAACTGGAATATCTATCACTTTACGGTGTAATTCTATACTCGTTTGCACATTCCATAGCTAAAACAGGCTTATTTTTGACCTCTTCTCTACAAGGTTCCACTGCAATTTCTCTAGCAAAGAAGATCAGGGACAAGCTGTATTCAATAGCTCTAGTGCTGATTTCAACCTCTATGTCTGGACTTCTGCCGAACCTAGGTGGAGTATCTTCTTGGTTATTACTAGAATTACTCTTTATATCTGCTTACATCCTCCATAACTCCTCATCCATCTTTTTCATCATATCAGGCTTTACCATAGCCATGGGGGAAGGTTTCGCTACAGCGTTTATGATAAAATATGTATCATACTTAAGCGTATTTAAGAGGGACGAGGAAAGAGTTTACAAGCCCCTTTCCGTCCCCATATTTACATCCGGTCTTTTAGTATTTTTACTAGGGTTCACCCTGCCATATGTCCTCTATCCCTATAAGACTTCTCTGCTCTCTTTGGGGATGATTTTTAACAGCGTCCTAATCACGTGTTATAACGGACACACATTTGGGGGCATTTCACCCTTATATATCGTGTTAATGGTAGCTACGCTTTCATCAGCGACATATATCGCTTTCGGGAGACCGAAGACCAGAAAAGTAAGGACGTGGAATAACGGAGTTGTAGACCAAGAGGAGTACACGGCATATGCCCTTTCAAACAACGTGAGGTTGATGTTAAGGAAGATCTTACGACATGAAAGTGTTTATATTAATACAGATGCTACAGACGTAGTGTGGAAGGAAATGATAAGAATAGGGATTATGATAAGAAAAATAGGTAAGCTAGTAGGTAGAAATTTAGTTAATAGTTCTATCCAATGGTATATTATCTACTTAATTATAACGGTACTCCTAATAGTGGTCATTATTACGTTATAGTGTTTACCCATGTCGAGAAGCGGTTAAAATAGTTAAAAGCGGTGCAAAATGCTATAGCCTTTTTCATCACGTCAAAAACGCGTTAGGATAAGTTTTAACTTAAGATAAAAATGGGCAAGTTAATTGAATCAACCGGCATACCTTGCATTAACCAGCGTTACTTTCCCTCTTTTTCCATTAGGATTTACTATGAAAAAGACTAGGTACGTTACTATTCAGTTTCTCCTTTTACTTTAACTTGGCTGTCTCTTTTACACTCCTCTTCCATTACCACTTTAAAGAACTCAATTACGTTGTCTTTTTCCTTAACTTTATCAAGTAATGAGTTGATTAATTCCTTATATCTAGCCCTGACTTGTTCTAATATACTCTCCCCGCTCTCTGTAATCCTTACTTTTACGACCCTCCTGTCCTCGGCGTCTCTTTCCCTGCTCACATATCCAAGCCTGTCTAACTTGTCCAGCACTTCTACCATGGTAGACTTATTTACGTCTACAAGTTTAGCCAACGATGTAACGTTCTTTTCTCCCTGAGTCAAGTAGTAAAGGACTTGGACTTCGGTGTAAGTAAGCCCGAGTTTTTCAGCTTCCATCTGTAGGAGCTTTTTCAGCTTTTTGTGCCCTTTCAACACTATTTCCCATTTCTCCAACTCTAACACCTTTTCTTGCTAATGATAATATTCCAGACACTACTAATAACACAGCCGATATATTTAGCATTAACCTAAATCCAGACATAAAGGAGGGTGCTATTGCTGAGACAAAGAACGTAGGCGTATCTATATGGGACGCGATACTGGCCGGTAACGAGGACGCTATACCCGCTAAAGGGTCATAACCCAGTAGAGCTGAAAATATCGCCACTGCTGCAGGCAAATTGAGGCTTAAATGCACACCGTATGATGCAAGTGCTTTATCAATAGATGAGTTCAATGTGTATGACATACCCGTTATTACTACGCTAAAATAGAGAGCTACACTTAACGCAGAAGCTGAGTTTTGTAAAGACGCTCTCATACCTGAAGCAGCACCTCTTTTCTGTATGGGGACTGAAGCCATTATATCAGCCATGTTTGGCGAAGAAAATAAGCCCATCCCGGCACCCATTATAAAGGAGATAGCGAAGAACTGCCATAACTGGAAGTCATAAGGTAGTAATGAGAGTAGGAAAAAGCCTAATGCGCTCACGAAAAGGCCTAATGTAGTAAGTACTTTTGAACCATATTTGTCTGATAGTATTCCACTCACCGGACCTAAGGCTGCAAAACCTAACATGTTAGGGATTAAATAGAGCCCGGCCCAGAATGGAGTCTGAGAGTAAGGGATCCCATGGAGGGGTAGCCATATCCCTTGGAGTAGCACTAGCATCATAAGTAATATCCCTTGTCTTGCCATTGAGGCGATAAAGTTGGAAAAGTTAGCGACCGAAAAGTCTCTGATCTTAAACAGAGAGAGGTCAAACATTGGGTTCTTTACTTTTCTTTCTACGGCAATAAATGCACCTAAGATTACTAGTGACAAAATAATCCCGGAAATTACATAGGGACTACCCCATCCTAGTTGTTGAGACCCATAAGGCAAAAGCCCGTATGTAACTGAGATTAGGAGTAGTGTAATACCCACTGCAAATAATACGTTCCCTATTACGTCCAAGGTCTGTTTTACGGGTTTTTGTATGTCTCTCAAGGACTTAATACTCCAGACAGTACCTACCAAGCCTACCACAAAATCTAAGAGAAAAATATATCTCCAGTCGATTACAGATAGCACTCCCCCTATAATAAGCCCCGCTACTCCTCCTACTAAACCCGCTACTTGGTTTAGTCCCAGTGCTTTCCCGAGTTCGTTTTTGGGGAAATAGTCAGTTAGTACTGCTGCACTATTTACCATCAGCAAGCCTCCCCCTACACCTTGGAATAGCCTAAGTATTATCATCTCTAGGACAGCTGTATTTCCGTAACCTGTTATAGCTGAGATTAGACCTGAGGATATCGCAAAGACTAAGAACCCTATAGAGTAAAGTTTAGCCCTTCCCTTTAAGTCTGAGATCCTCCCAAATGTTACTACTAGTGAGGAAGTGACTACCATATAACCTAAGATCAACCAGATTAAGTAACCGAGTGCATCAGGAGAGGTAGGGTTAAACTTTAGGCTGTTGAATATTTCTGGTAGGGCTATTATTATCATGTTGTAATTAGCGAATGCAATGAAAATTGCAATACTGGTATTTGATAATGCTATCCACTTACTTTCCATCTTTGTTCGGAGATGAACTATTAGTTTATGAATATAAATTTCTTTCTAACGAGCAGACTTTTACATTTGTTAGATTATAATTACAGTTCTTACTTCTATCTGAGGTGAAGAACTCGCATCCGTGTCTAATACTTATCTAAAATAATTCTTTGCAAATAGTTTTATACGTATCCAAGTTTAGATAATCTTAACTTGAGATTACTTTTTATTAACCACAGGGATATATTTCATCCCCAAGCTGGCGGGGCTGAGCAAGTAATATATGAAGTAGGAAAACGGCTAGTGAAGGAAGGAATAGAAGTCTACTGGATGAGTGAAAACAAGGGACATGCAGAGGGTGAAGTTGACGGGATAAGGCTGATCCGTAAAGGTAACCCCCTTAGCCTCCACTACTATTCTCTTAGGGAAGCCGGTAAATATGATGTAGTCATTGATAGCATAGCACACGCAGTACCGTTTTTTTCGTATAAAGTTAATAGAAAGACCATAGGGTTAATACACCACGTCCACCAAGACGTAGTGGATTTTGAACTCAACCCGGTCCTATCACGTATCGTTAAACACCTCGAAAAAGGGGTGAAAAACTACCGTAACCTGATCTCAGTGTCCAACACTACTAAGAAGGAACTTATTAAGAGGTTCGGTATAGATGAGGACAAGATAAGAGTTATATACAACGGTATAGACCACGAAAAGTTCAAGCCGGGCGAAAAGTCGGAGTACCCTCTCGTCCTCTGGATAGGTAGACTCAAGAAATATAAGAACCCACTGGACGCCATTAAGATCTTTAAACGGCTTAAGAACAGGAAAGCCATCCTGACTATAGTAGGCACTGGAGAGATGGAAGACGAAGTTAAAAGAGCTATTTCTGGGGAAAAGAACATATTCTTCTTAGGAAGGGTCGAGGAGGGAAAAAAGATAAATTTATACCAAAAAGCTTGGGTGGTACTGTCTACTTCTTTTATCGAAGGTTGGGGGATGACAGTAGTAGAAGCAAATTCCTGTGGTACGCCTGCAGTCGCTTATTCTAAAGGTTCCCTCCCTGAAATCATACAAGACGGGGTTAACGGCTTTTTAGTGGAATATAAAAATTACGATAAAGCCGCTGAAGACATAGACTATATAATTGAGGACGAAAACACTATGCGGTACTTTTCAAAACTGAGCTATGAGTCATCGCTTAGGTACGATTGGAATAAAACCTCAGAAGAGTATTATAAGTATATATGGGAGATATCAGCAGACTAGACAAGGCCAAAGTACTCTATGAGGACTATAAGAAGAAGAAAGACAAGACTCTTCTTGAAGAAGCCGTGAAATTACTAGAAGGGGAAGATAGCCCGCAAGCTCTAAACCAACTGGGGCTAATATACACCGAGCTCGAGAGATTTGACGAGGCTGAAGAGTCTTTCAGAAAAGCTTTAAAGAAGTCTAAAAACGAGGAAGACGTTTCTATCATAAAATTTAACCTCAGTATATGCCTCTTTAGGAAGAAAGACTTATCTTCGGCATACCAGCTACTTAAGGAACTTTCTCTAGGTAAGAGTGTAGTAAAAGTACCTGCCCAGAGGCTACTGGCTAAAGTCTGTTTAGCTATGGGGGACATTAAGCACGTAGATGAAGCCCGTGCAATACTGGAAAACTTCGACCAACCTACCGAAGACCTTATCGTAGCATACATATATTTAGCTAGAAATGGGAGGAGAGAGTACTTGAAAAAAGCATTAGAGTTAGCACGTATACTGGGTAACAAGAAACTTTTAGCAGAAGCCCTCCTGACATCGGATAAGGAAGAAGACCTAGAGGAAGCCTTAGCTATATTCAGGGAGTTAAATGATGTAAGAGGCGAAGCCAGAACCTTGTACAGGCTGTCCTTCTATCGGCCAGACCTACTATACGAAGCTCTACAAAAGCTCGAAGAGTACGGAGAAGGAACTGATAGCGATAAAGTAAGGCTCCTCAATGAGCTCTATAAGAGGACTAACGTGATAGACTTCTTAAAAAAGGCTATAAATTATGCTGAAAGGGCAAATGAGACCTTGTTCTTAGCCAGAGCGTATGTGGAACTATCAAAACATGAAAATGAGGTAGAAAATTTAAGGAAAGCTGTTAGATACTACGAAGAATTTATATCAAAGCATTTTTGAGCCCCAGTAGTCCTTAAATAGTACTTCCTCTGGCCTTTTGACGTCTTTATGCCTCGGCTGGTATGTAGGATCTGGATAGCCTAAAGAGAGGAGGGTCATTAAGACCTTATCTTGGGGTATTTTCAAGAGCTCCTTAGCCTTCTTATTTTCATAAGCGGCTATCCAACCCACACCGAGTCCTACTGAATAAGCTGCCAGCACGAAATATAGGGTAGCGTTAGCCGTATCTATCATCCACGTCTCGGGACTTACATCTGGTTCGGCTACCACAGCTATACCTACTGGAGCTTCTGCAATGTGAGAAGCGCCCTTATGCAAGGTAGAGAGTTCTCTCTTTATCAGGTCGTCGGTAATAACGATAAATTTCCACGGCTCCCTATTGTTAGAATTCGGGGCATAGTTTGCAACTCTTATCAGCTCCTTTATTAGTTCCATCTTGACTGGCTCACTTCTGAATTTCCTTATACTCCTTCTCTCTATAAGGAAATCTATTATGGAGTTCACGTGTCTGAATTTCGACAAGGTCGGTGAAAAAGTTAACTTACGGAAATTCGGGGACAAGGGGATCTCATCGAAGCTCTACTGAGCACTTGATCCCCTCGCTGGTTATTATAGATCTTTAAGACTAAGGATTTAAAACCTTCGGCTAAGAAGAAAAAGGTCAAAAATCAGGACCTAAGCTACTTCTCTTTGGATAGAAGAGCTATATTATTTACCTCATAGGGGAGTTAGTCCCCCCCCCCCCCATTAATTAAAAAATTGTATCTGAGGAAGACAAGAGGGTCTTAAACCATGGGGATCCTTGATTAAAATTTTCTTTTTGAGACTCCGTGAAGACGCTAGCTTAGGTCCTTCAGCCCCGTTAAGCTCATATTCAAACTATTATAAACACCTCTACCGCTCAGGAATACTTATAAAAGCCCTCAAGCATAAGGCTAACTATCCTAATGAGAAATTTCTCGGACATATTATGGAAGTACAGATAGGGAAAACGATACGTATTAAAAAAAGAATTTAACTTTATGACTTGTCTATTTTCCATAATACTGCACTTACTATTATCAGTATAATATCTAGGGCCCAGCTTAATTCCACGTATATGTTCACTGGTAAAACCTTACCTATAAATAGAGCCGGTGCTGTTCTAGTTTCTGTGAGTAAAGCGAAGTCTATTATGTAAAAGATCAGCGAAGGTAGATAGAGATTTTTCAGCCCAAGTAAAAATATCACGGCAGTAATTATCGCTAAAGCCGACGTAAAACCGAAGAATATACTATATATCTCTGTAGCAGTTAGATTTCCTGGGAATACTACATGTGCTGCCAAGACTAAATGTACCCCTGCCCATAAGGACGCTCCTAATAGTCCTACCCATCTTGTTATAGACACAGCTATTGGTGTTCCTCTTTGCATAGAGGTAAAGATACCAACACTTTATATTTGTCTTTACCCAAACTTTTGGGGAAAAATTTTAAAGTTATGTGTGCAGTCAGTGCTAACATTTATTACTTTTAAAAACGAGATAAAGATTTTTAGAGTATAAACATTAAAAATGATAAAAAGTTACTCGCTTCTGAGTGTTTTATTCTTAATCTCTACGATAGCTGTAATTACGGCTAACAATAGAGAAACTATAACTAACTCCATTACCGGTGAACCATCAGCAACGGTTAAGCCTTCAAGCGTAATCGTATCAGTCTGGGAATAGGTGTTGATATATAAAAAGTATCCGTGATTGTATAGATACAAGTTTTTACCAAAAATCCCTACTGGGATATAACTGCCGTTTAGGGAAAATATGCCATCAGGGGGAACTATTAAGGTTAAATCCTCCTCCCTAGAGCTAGCACCCTTTTCGTAAAAGATAATCATAGGAGTAGTTGAATAGACCTTTAAACTTGGAGCCAGTGAGGATAGTAAAAAACCTGAACCATGTGTTGGATCGCAATTACTGGCGGGAGAATTAATAGATGCTTGGTTCATAGCTCGAGAATTAATACTACCTTCAATGTCAGTATTTAAGGTACTTATGATACTTGTAATTTGTGAAATATTTAGTGAAGAATATCGGTATCCATAAAAGTCAAGATTTGTAAAAGACGCTGAAACATCCGTTAGATAGGCTAGCTCTTTGAGACCTTGAGGATAAAACTCGTACAAGGTTAGCTTAGTACCGTTGACTAAAACTAAGTATTCTTGCCCTATTATGTACACTATGTCTGAGCGGAGTGATGTGATATTGTCCTCACTCACTTCATAGAAATTCTGCTGATCCAATAATAATAAGCTACCGTTATAATAGGTTATTACATACGGTAGTGTTAAGTTTATAGAAAATACAGCCACCGAAAACGTTACGTTCAAAAACTTATTAGTAGATAAGTTTTCATAAAACAGCGGGACTGATAAAATACCGTGAGGATTTTCTATGTTACCAGCGTAATTAATTAATGTAAAGAAGATCGCTATAGATGCCATAAACTCTTTGGAGTATAATAACCGACCCGTCAAGGAGTAGATGGAATAATTAATTACTCCTACGGTAGACAGTGAATAGGGATAGTTTATATAATTTGTAACCGAAGCCGAAGTCATATTAAGGTAGACGGGACTCTTAAGCACGGGTAACCCTTCTAACGTCACGATTTCTATCACGTCCTTATTCAGGGTTAAAAACAGGGGCGAAATATTACTTCTTAGTGTCAGATTAAAGACCGTCTCTAATTTCCCGTCATTATACCTTAATACAGTTAGGGTATTACTGCTACTGCTGTAATTAAGGGAGTATAGGGAATCATTATAGACAGTAAAAGGCGAGGAAAGGACGAACGTATTGTTGCGTAATTGACCGTTATTGCTAAGCTGTATTATAGTGTCGTTAAATTCACCCTGGACTATAGGTGTAGGCTTTAACCTAAGGGCTTCAAGAAGAGCAAACGAAGAATTGACTTTCTTGGCTTCCCCTACAACTTGGTACATGATGGGCGATAAACATGAAGCTGTTTCCTGAGTATATGATTCCCCTAACCCGTTCCCCGAGACCTCAGTTACTACGTCTATAAACTCATTTGAGAATTTTACGCATGTTAAAGGAGGACTTATAAGGGGGAACTGGGCGGATGAGAAGCTGTTCTGGATGGACGAAATTAATGTAACATTTCCTCCCTGATAGATTATCTGCTCATTAGGCAAAGTACATCCATG belongs to Stygiolobus caldivivus and includes:
- a CDS encoding nitroreductase family protein; this encodes MNSIIDFLIERRSIRKFRSEPVKMELIKELIRVANYAPNSNNREPWKFIVITDDLIKRELSTLHKGASHIAEAPVGIAVVAEPDVSPETWMIDTANATLYFVLAAYSVGLGVGWIAAYENKKAKELLKIPQDKVLMTLLSLGYPDPTYQPRHKDVKRPEEVLFKDYWGSKML
- a CDS encoding tetratricopeptide repeat protein, which codes for MGDISRLDKAKVLYEDYKKKKDKTLLEEAVKLLEGEDSPQALNQLGLIYTELERFDEAEESFRKALKKSKNEEDVSIIKFNLSICLFRKKDLSSAYQLLKELSLGKSVVKVPAQRLLAKVCLAMGDIKHVDEARAILENFDQPTEDLIVAYIYLARNGRREYLKKALELARILGNKKLLAEALLTSDKEEDLEEALAIFRELNDVRGEARTLYRLSFYRPDLLYEALQKLEEYGEGTDSDKVRLLNELYKRTNVIDFLKKAINYAERANETLFLARAYVELSKHENEVENLRKAVRYYEEFISKHF
- a CDS encoding MFS transporter; the encoded protein is MESKWIALSNTSIAIFIAFANYNMIIIALPEIFNSLKFNPTSPDALGYLIWLILGYMVVTSSLVVTFGRISDLKGRAKLYSIGFLVFAISSGLISAITGYGNTAVLEMIILRLFQGVGGGLLMVNSAAVLTDYFPKNELGKALGLNQVAGLVGGVAGLIIGGVLSVIDWRYIFLLDFVVGLVGTVWSIKSLRDIQKPVKQTLDVIGNVLFAVGITLLLISVTYGLLPYGSQQLGWGSPYVISGIILSLVILGAFIAVERKVKNPMFDLSLFKIRDFSVANFSNFIASMARQGILLMMLVLLQGIWLPLHGIPYSQTPFWAGLYLIPNMLGFAALGPVSGILSDKYGSKVLTTLGLFVSALGFFLLSLLPYDFQLWQFFAISFIMGAGMGLFSSPNMADIMASVPIQKRGAASGMRASLQNSASALSVALYFSVVITGMSYTLNSSIDKALASYGVHLSLNLPAAVAIFSALLGYDPLAGIASSLPASIASHIDTPTFFVSAIAPSFMSGFRLMLNISAVLLVVSGILSLARKGVRVGEMGNSVERAQKAEKAPTDGS
- a CDS encoding proton-conducting transporter membrane subunit; the protein is MNVPLWLVLVLAYLPPLLSVVRSKLGYLSITLLSITLASLSIIEPNGVFSYFLLLSSIVWLIISTFSLFSPCERLLEALLSLSISGMVTILESTNYLEFLVGWEVMSIPIYAYIAIKGNYKSAFVFIAFSEISTVLLLFSFIIASTQSMYFAPLSSPLPLIIGSIGFIVKMGVTPFMVAEWLPISQGNTPGNMSALISSTVTLMGVYGIVRMSSLTGFIPIGFPLALMILGAVTTFFGALYAYVSESIKGALAFSTVENNGAMLSELGIFMVSKSLGMLELEYLSLYGVILYSFAHSIAKTGLFLTSSLQGSTAISLAKKIRDKLYSIALVLISTSMSGLLPNLGGVSSWLLLELLFISAYILHNSSSIFFIISGFTIAMGEGFATAFMIKYVSYLSVFKRDEERVYKPLSVPIFTSGLLVFLLGFTLPYVLYPYKTSLLSLGMIFNSVLITCYNGHTFGGISPLYIVLMVATLSSATYIAFGRPKTRKVRTWNNGVVDQEEYTAYALSNNVRLMLRKILRHESVYINTDATDVVWKEMIRIGIMIRKIGKLVGRNLVNSSIQWYIIYLIITVLLIVVIITL
- a CDS encoding NADH-quinone oxidoreductase subunit B family protein, whose product is MKNWWFIRGLKRGVITEDKPREIAPWSTEISGSGEVNCPTGAIRDGKWEPGKCIFCRKCYPNYRPTLNPYISTLHKSEKTFRRSFYLYVVDAGTCGGCNLELKLIASPQYDMTRFGIFFTNTPRHADALVLTGVLTERMNDVIKEAYEAMPSPKVVILLGACAISGGIIGKGIPSDANIIVPGCPPNPFTILDSLRKVKGG
- a CDS encoding MarR family winged helix-turn-helix transcriptional regulator; protein product: MEKWEIVLKGHKKLKKLLQMEAEKLGLTYTEVQVLYYLTQGEKNVTSLAKLVDVNKSTMVEVLDKLDRLGYVSRERDAEDRRVVKVRITESGESILEQVRARYKELINSLLDKVKEKDNVIEFFKVVMEEECKRDSQVKVKGETE
- a CDS encoding glycosyltransferase family 4 protein yields the protein MRLLFINHRDIFHPQAGGAEQVIYEVGKRLVKEGIEVYWMSENKGHAEGEVDGIRLIRKGNPLSLHYYSLREAGKYDVVIDSIAHAVPFFSYKVNRKTIGLIHHVHQDVVDFELNPVLSRIVKHLEKGVKNYRNLISVSNTTKKELIKRFGIDEDKIRVIYNGIDHEKFKPGEKSEYPLVLWIGRLKKYKNPLDAIKIFKRLKNRKAILTIVGTGEMEDEVKRAISGEKNIFFLGRVEEGKKINLYQKAWVVLSTSFIEGWGMTVVEANSCGTPAVAYSKGSLPEIIQDGVNGFLVEYKNYDKAAEDIDYIIEDENTMRYFSKLSYESSLRYDWNKTSEEYYKYIWEISAD